A region of the bacterium genome:
CCCAGGACCTTCTCCTCAGCCTTCCGGATCTGCTCTTCATCGAGAGGCCGAAGGGGCCTCCCCTCAGAAGCAGCTTTTTCCCCTGCGATTTCGCCGAACACCATGCACTCGGGAAGGGCATTGCCCGCGAGCCGGTTTGCCCCGTGGATGCCCCCCGTCACCTCCCCCGCGGCATAAAGACCCGGAACGCTAGTCCGCGCCCCCGTATCGATACGGACCCCGCCGAGCGTATAGTGGTATGTGGGCGCAACCTCGAAACGGTCGGTTTTGATTCCGAATTTTTCCTTCCATACGTAGGTTCGGGGCCGGTCCTTTTTGAATTCGTCGAAGCCCGGAATGTCTGTCGTGTCGGCCCAGACACCCCCGTGCTCGGTTCCCCGTCCCTCGGCGATCTCAAGGAAAATCTTTCGGGAGAGGATGTCCCGGGAGACGTCTTCACATTCTTCGGGAAAGTCTCGGGCCATGAACCGTTCGCCGTGGTTGTTGTAGAGCTTCATTCCCATCTTCCACAACTGGCTGCTCGTGACGATGACCCCGCGGAGCGAGGAAGGATATACGAACGCAGTCGGAAAAAACTGATGAAGCTCCATATCGATGAGCTCGGCACCGACATCGTAGGCCATCGCCAGGCCATCTCCGCAGGCACCGGCCTCCATGTCGGTCACGCTG
Encoded here:
- a CDS encoding FAD-binding protein, whose product is SVTDMEAGACGDGLAMAYDVGAELIDMELHQFFPTAFVYPSSLRGVIVTSSQLWKMGMKLYNNHGERFMARDFPEECEDVSRDILSRKIFLEIAEGRGTEHGGVWADTTDIPGFDEFKKDRPRTYVWKEKFGIKTDRFEVAPTYHYTLGGVRIDTGARTSVPGLYAAGEVTGGIHGANRLAGNALPECMVFGEIAGEKAASEGRPLRPLDEEQIRKAEEKVLGYVSRGEEDEIPFSEICMRVRELLYEKAGIIRTGEGLGEAAQEIQELKALIPRMRSGAGVSGKFALARTIETEMIVQLGELVVNSCLIRTESRGAHYRTDFPETDPEWLKNVIVRTKGEGPEFSTVPVELKFLKPGESSLHVKSADLSI